One genomic segment of Candidatus Dormiibacterota bacterium includes these proteins:
- the panB gene encoding 3-methyl-2-oxobutanoate hydroxymethyltransferase, with protein MAAGGRPVTVHDLQTCKREGRRFAVVTAYDYTTARILDAAGIPVLLVGDSLGGLMLGYSSTLPVTMEEMLHHARAVARGAPARLLVGDMPFGAYHASDAEAVHNAAAFLKAGMNAVKVEGGGRVVALAAHLVERGIPVMGHLGLTPQFVNSLGGMRVQGRSGDDRRRILDDAIALQEAGAFSLVLEGVPRDLGAEVTATLRIPTIGIGAGPDCDAQVLVVHDLLGLTQDPMPKFVRAYANLGAQAVDALTAFAADVASGAFPDDAHSYH; from the coding sequence GTGGCCGCCGGCGGCCGCCCGGTCACCGTCCACGACCTCCAGACCTGCAAGCGCGAGGGCCGGCGGTTCGCCGTCGTCACCGCGTACGACTACACCACGGCGCGCATCCTCGACGCCGCCGGCATCCCCGTCCTGCTGGTCGGCGACTCGCTCGGCGGTCTGATGCTCGGCTACTCGAGCACCCTGCCGGTGACCATGGAGGAGATGCTCCATCACGCCCGCGCCGTCGCCCGGGGCGCCCCGGCGCGGCTGCTGGTGGGCGACATGCCCTTCGGCGCCTACCACGCCTCCGACGCCGAGGCGGTGCACAACGCCGCCGCCTTCCTCAAGGCGGGGATGAACGCGGTGAAGGTGGAGGGGGGCGGCCGCGTGGTGGCGCTCGCCGCCCACCTGGTCGAGCGCGGGATCCCGGTGATGGGCCACCTCGGGCTCACCCCGCAGTTCGTCAACTCCCTCGGCGGGATGCGGGTCCAGGGCCGCAGCGGCGACGACCGCCGGCGCATCCTCGACGATGCCATCGCCCTTCAGGAGGCGGGCGCCTTCTCGCTCGTCCTCGAGGGGGTGCCGCGGGACCTGGGCGCCGAGGTGACCGCGACGCTGCGCATCCCCACGATCGGGATCGGCGCCGGCCCCGACTGCGACGCCCAGGTTCTGGTCGTCCACGATCTGCTCGGCCTCACCCAGGACCCGATGCCCAAGTTCGTCCGCGCCTACGCCAACCTCGGCGCTCAGGCCGTCGACGCGCTCACCGCCTTCGCCGCCGACGTCGCCTCGGGGGCCTTCCCCGACGACGCCCACAGCTACCACTGA
- a CDS encoding DUF2520 domain-containing protein: MRRAPVRDRVPTAIVDAVRPAAGSPPVRPRIAVVGAGRCGSALALAAHRAGYAITAVTSRTPEHAHALAARVGARVVDSAVAATRHADLILLTVPDSEITRVAATIAASGASLGGRGLVHCSGAHPAAVLAAARHAAGAVGSVHPLQSLTGGDAAGALRGSYFAIEADERLRPVLERLVGDLGGIPFAVPAGGRVLYHAAAVLAGNAPLALLARAAALLESAGVDADIAGEALASLLEGAARNVRRLGVRSALTGPVVRNDAATVDRHLEALRRDPATRRLYRDLASETLRTAGGTGREEVAAVLAAAGSPSGGRRRAGRARRVHAGLAGLAPVSAPA; this comes from the coding sequence GTGAGACGCGCCCCCGTGCGGGACCGGGTCCCCACCGCAATCGTGGACGCCGTGCGCCCCGCCGCCGGGTCGCCCCCGGTACGCCCGCGGATCGCGGTGGTCGGCGCCGGCCGCTGCGGCTCCGCCCTCGCCCTCGCCGCCCACCGGGCCGGGTACGCGATCACCGCGGTGACCAGCCGCACCCCCGAGCACGCCCACGCCCTCGCCGCGCGGGTCGGCGCCCGGGTGGTCGATTCCGCGGTGGCGGCCACCCGCCACGCCGACCTCATCCTGCTCACCGTCCCCGACTCCGAGATCACCCGGGTGGCGGCGACGATCGCGGCCAGCGGCGCCTCGCTCGGGGGCCGCGGCCTGGTGCACTGCAGCGGCGCCCACCCCGCCGCCGTCCTCGCCGCCGCCCGCCACGCCGCCGGGGCGGTGGGCAGCGTGCACCCGCTGCAGTCGCTGACCGGGGGCGACGCCGCCGGCGCGCTCAGGGGCAGCTACTTCGCGATCGAGGCCGACGAGCGGCTGCGGCCGGTGCTGGAGCGGCTGGTCGGCGACCTCGGCGGCATCCCCTTCGCGGTCCCCGCGGGCGGGCGCGTTCTCTATCACGCCGCCGCGGTGCTCGCCGGCAACGCCCCGCTGGCGCTGCTGGCCCGGGCCGCCGCGCTGCTGGAGAGCGCCGGCGTGGACGCCGACATCGCCGGCGAGGCGCTGGCCAGCCTGCTCGAGGGGGCGGCGCGCAACGTCCGCCGGCTGGGGGTGCGCTCGGCGCTCACCGGCCCGGTGGTGCGCAACGACGCAGCCACCGTCGACCGTCACCTCGAGGCGCTGCGCCGCGACCCCGCCACCCGGCGGCTCTACCGCGACCTCGCCAGCGAGACCCTGCGCACCGCCGGCGGCACCGGTCGGGAGGAGGTCGCGGCGGTGCTGGCCGCGGCCGGCTCACCGTCGGGAGGGCGCCGCCGGGCGGGCAGGGCCCGGCGGGTGCACGCCGGCCTCGCCGGGCTCGCCCCCGTCTCGGCGCCGGCCTGA
- the ftsH gene encoding ATP-dependent zinc metalloprotease FtsH: protein MTGQRRPLVYFLLVTAIIMVAVLAYRSFPSTSPADRTLGELQRAVLCAQPSGGATGCEPGTTISTDKNHQTIIDGDGQSVTWYTANNEKIHTATPQNSDIAGYFGNHGYTNYKADPPSGGNLLWSIILPNLFLLVVIGGFMWYMLRQTQSGNNQALSFGRSRARLLAGDKPQITFNDVAGVEEAKIELTEIVEFLKYPDKFTAVGARIPKGVLLVGPPGTGKTLLSKAVAGEAGVPFFSISGSEFVEMFVGVGASRVRDLFDQAKKNSPCIVFVDEIDAVGRQRGAGLGGGHDEREQTLNQLLVEMDGFETSTHVIVIAATNRPDVLDPALLRPGRFDRHVTLDRPDIRGRRAILEVHARNKPLDSSVLLEVLAKQTPGFSGADLSNLINEAAILAARNNRKLITMKDLEEAIARVIAGPERKSRMISEKEKTTIAFHEMGHALVMRTLPHTDPVHKISIVSRGMALGWTLSLPQEDKYLVSKAELADQLAGILGGRCAEELILGEKNITTGAQDDIRKATSLARKMVTEWGMSDKLGPLAFGTKEELVFLGRDLGEQRNYSEEVASEIDQEIHHLVDSAFMLAKQVLREREHVLRALAARLVEIETMDAMEMDRIIEQADLLHRVDSAPTAAAGM, encoded by the coding sequence ATGACTGGCCAGAGGCGTCCTCTCGTCTACTTCCTCCTCGTCACCGCGATCATCATGGTGGCCGTCCTGGCCTACCGGAGCTTCCCGAGCACCAGCCCCGCCGACCGCACTCTCGGCGAGCTCCAGCGGGCGGTCCTGTGCGCACAGCCGAGCGGCGGCGCGACCGGCTGCGAACCCGGCACCACCATCTCGACCGACAAGAACCACCAGACGATCATCGACGGCGACGGCCAGAGCGTCACCTGGTACACCGCCAACAACGAGAAGATCCACACCGCGACTCCCCAGAACTCGGACATCGCGGGATACTTCGGCAACCACGGCTACACCAATTACAAAGCCGACCCACCCAGCGGGGGCAATCTGTTGTGGAGCATCATCCTTCCTAACCTCTTCCTGCTCGTCGTGATCGGCGGGTTCATGTGGTACATGCTCCGACAGACCCAGAGCGGGAACAACCAGGCCCTCTCCTTCGGGCGCAGCCGTGCCCGTCTGCTGGCCGGTGACAAGCCGCAGATCACCTTCAACGACGTCGCCGGCGTCGAGGAGGCGAAGATCGAGCTCACCGAGATCGTCGAGTTTTTGAAGTACCCGGACAAGTTCACCGCGGTCGGCGCGCGCATCCCCAAGGGCGTGCTCCTGGTCGGCCCTCCCGGCACCGGCAAGACGCTGCTGAGCAAGGCGGTGGCCGGCGAGGCCGGCGTCCCCTTCTTCAGCATCAGCGGCTCCGAGTTCGTGGAGATGTTCGTCGGCGTCGGCGCCAGCCGCGTCCGCGACCTCTTCGACCAGGCCAAGAAGAACAGCCCCTGCATCGTCTTCGTGGACGAGATCGACGCCGTCGGCCGCCAGCGCGGCGCCGGCCTCGGCGGCGGCCACGACGAGCGCGAGCAGACCCTGAACCAGCTGCTCGTCGAGATGGACGGCTTCGAGACCAGCACCCACGTCATCGTCATCGCGGCCACCAACCGGCCCGACGTGCTCGACCCCGCCCTGCTCCGTCCGGGCCGCTTCGACCGGCACGTCACCCTCGACCGCCCCGACATCCGCGGCCGCCGCGCCATTCTCGAGGTGCATGCGCGCAACAAGCCGCTGGACTCGTCGGTGCTGCTCGAGGTGCTCGCCAAGCAGACCCCCGGCTTCTCCGGCGCCGACCTGTCGAACCTCATCAACGAGGCGGCGATCCTGGCGGCGCGGAACAACCGGAAGCTGATCACCATGAAGGACCTCGAGGAGGCGATCGCCCGGGTCATCGCCGGCCCGGAGCGGAAGAGCCGGATGATCTCCGAGAAGGAGAAGACGACCATCGCCTTCCACGAGATGGGCCACGCGCTGGTGATGCGGACGCTGCCGCACACCGACCCGGTCCACAAGATCAGCATCGTGAGCCGCGGCATGGCGCTGGGCTGGACGCTGAGCCTGCCCCAGGAGGACAAGTACCTGGTGAGCAAGGCCGAGCTGGCCGATCAGCTCGCCGGCATCCTCGGCGGCCGCTGCGCGGAGGAGCTGATCCTCGGCGAGAAGAACATCACCACCGGTGCCCAGGACGACATCCGCAAGGCCACCTCGCTGGCTCGCAAGATGGTCACCGAGTGGGGCATGAGCGACAAGCTCGGCCCGCTCGCCTTCGGCACCAAGGAGGAGCTGGTCTTCCTCGGTCGCGACCTCGGCGAGCAGCGCAACTACTCCGAGGAGGTCGCCAGCGAGATCGACCAGGAGATCCACCACCTCGTCGACAGCGCCTTCATGCTCGCCAAGCAGGTGCTCCGCGAGCGCGAGCACGTGCTCCGCGCCCTCGCCGCCCGGCTGGTCGAGATCGAGACGATGGACGCGATGGAGATGGACCGGATCATCGAGCAGGCCGATCTGCTCCACCGGGTCGACTCGGCCCCGACCGCCGCCGCCGGGATGTGA
- the tilS gene encoding tRNA lysidine(34) synthetase TilS, which translates to MRRELARALDRERLIEPGETVLVACSGGPDSLTLLDGLARLAPPRRLHLVVAHVDHGLREGSAAEADAVAVAAGRRGLDFARLRVMVEPGGSLQDAARRARHAALRGLAVERGAGAVALGHTADDQAETVLMRALSGATPRALTGMAPRTGPLVRPLLRLWRRDTVAYCAALGLDPLDDPSNRDPRFLRTRVREELIPALEEVFPAARRRLVALAEGQRRVLVEGDLTRSEERAGDGPTTEPHRAHRAVSDPMLDCPP; encoded by the coding sequence GTGCGGCGCGAGCTCGCCCGGGCGCTCGACCGCGAGCGGCTGATCGAGCCGGGGGAGACGGTGCTGGTGGCCTGCAGCGGCGGGCCCGACTCGCTGACGCTCCTCGACGGCCTCGCCCGCCTCGCCCCGCCCCGGCGGCTGCACCTGGTCGTCGCCCACGTCGACCACGGGCTGCGCGAGGGGTCGGCGGCGGAGGCGGACGCCGTCGCCGTGGCCGCCGGGCGACGCGGCCTCGACTTCGCCCGGCTGCGGGTGATGGTGGAGCCGGGGGGCTCGCTCCAGGACGCCGCCCGCCGGGCCCGGCACGCCGCCCTCCGCGGGCTCGCGGTCGAGCGCGGGGCGGGCGCCGTCGCCCTCGGGCACACCGCCGACGACCAGGCCGAGACCGTGCTGATGCGGGCGCTGAGCGGGGCCACCCCGCGCGCCCTGACCGGGATGGCGCCGCGGACCGGGCCGCTGGTCCGGCCGCTGCTCCGGCTCTGGCGGCGGGACACCGTCGCCTACTGCGCCGCGCTCGGCCTCGACCCCCTCGACGATCCATCGAACCGGGATCCCCGGTTCCTGCGCACCAGGGTGCGTGAGGAGCTCATCCCGGCTCTCGAGGAGGTGTTCCCCGCGGCGCGGCGGAGGCTGGTCGCCCTCGCCGAGGGCCAGCGCCGCGTTCTCGTCGAAGGGGACCTCACCCGAAGTGAGGAACGCGCCGGTGACGGACCCACCACGGAGCCGCATCGTGCCCATCGGGCGGTTTCCGACCCCATGCTAGACTGCCCCCCATGA